A portion of the Gottschalkia purinilytica genome contains these proteins:
- a CDS encoding OsmC family protein gives MSLIEVSFPGGKKLETNIKGFTVDTDQPVNSGGGGSAPTPFDLFLSSIAACTGVTALSFCQSRNIDTKGLKLSLDTERDEETGMISDIKMELTLPENFPSKYEEAIRKATDSCTVKKHIINSPDFKVILK, from the coding sequence ATGTCATTAATAGAAGTATCTTTTCCAGGGGGGAAAAAACTAGAAACGAATATAAAAGGATTTACAGTAGATACTGATCAACCTGTGAATTCAGGTGGTGGAGGTTCAGCTCCAACGCCTTTTGACTTGTTTTTATCTTCAATAGCAGCTTGTACTGGAGTAACTGCATTAAGCTTTTGCCAAAGTAGAAACATAGATACTAAGGGACTAAAGTTATCTTTAGATACGGAACGTGATGAAGAAACAGGTATGATTTCTGATATTAAAATGGAGCTTACATTACCAGAAAACTTTCCTTCAAAATATGAGGAAGCTATTAGAAAAGCTACAGACTCATGTACGGTAAAAAAACATATTATAAATTCACCAGACTTTAAAGTTATATTAAAATAA
- the abc-f gene encoding ribosomal protection-like ABC-F family protein: protein MIELALNKVSKYYGATMVLEDITFEVYSGEKIGLIGRNGCGKSTLLKIIEGIENHDEGEIALRKGATIGYLDQIPSYEEDMKVIDVLNLAFDEIHKLSEEMKLLENKMALSQGKELEKILYKYDEIQKNFEASGGYEIEEKLSKICNGLKITDSFKERIFNSLSGGEKTTVILGKILLEAPDILLLDEPSNHLDLNSIEWLEDYLRDYKGVSIIVSHDRYFLDRVVNKVVEIEDKISTVYIGNYSEYVKEKDDRIMKMLEAYENQQKKIKSMEKSIKDLREWGRRADNNKFFRRAASMQKRLDKIDRISKPKTEKKNIKLEVELKNRSGKEVIRVKELCKRFNDKVLLDNADFLLTYGEKVALIGKNGTGKSTLLKILLRNFDERFNFEDYYQDSGIAELGASIKLAYLPQNVAFQNEDATVLECFREDIVITEGKAREYLARYMFFGEEVFKKVKNLSGGERSRLCLCKLMYNEVNLLILDEPTNHLDIDSREVLEECLSEFEGSIFFVSHDRYFINQICSSIVELNNGKLQHYNGNYEYYKSKVKENELKSTLTIKEKPVNKTNHKSFYEDKKMKSENKKKEKKLKNIEEEISSLEIRLKNIEIEMISDTLDYDSLNTLYEEKVSIENKLEKLLNEWEELISIIDS from the coding sequence ATGATAGAATTAGCATTAAACAAAGTTTCAAAATATTATGGAGCTACAATGGTATTAGAAGATATAACTTTTGAAGTGTATAGTGGAGAAAAAATTGGATTAATAGGAAGAAATGGTTGCGGAAAAAGTACTCTTCTGAAAATAATAGAGGGAATAGAAAATCATGATGAAGGAGAAATTGCTTTAAGAAAAGGAGCAACTATAGGATATTTAGATCAAATTCCAAGTTATGAGGAAGATATGAAGGTAATAGATGTTCTTAACTTAGCATTTGATGAAATTCATAAGCTCTCAGAAGAAATGAAATTACTAGAAAATAAAATGGCATTATCTCAAGGGAAAGAATTAGAAAAGATTTTATATAAATATGATGAGATTCAAAAAAACTTTGAAGCATCAGGAGGATATGAAATAGAAGAAAAGCTAAGTAAGATTTGCAATGGTCTAAAAATTACTGATAGCTTTAAAGAAAGAATTTTTAATAGTTTAAGTGGTGGAGAAAAAACTACTGTAATATTAGGTAAGATATTACTAGAAGCACCTGATATTTTACTTTTAGATGAGCCTTCTAATCATTTAGATTTAAACTCTATAGAATGGCTTGAAGACTATCTAAGAGATTATAAAGGAGTATCTATTATTGTATCCCATGATAGATACTTTCTAGATAGAGTTGTTAATAAAGTCGTAGAAATTGAGGATAAGATATCTACAGTATATATAGGAAACTATTCTGAATATGTTAAAGAAAAAGATGATAGAATTATGAAAATGTTAGAGGCTTATGAAAATCAACAGAAAAAGATAAAATCAATGGAAAAATCCATTAAGGATTTAAGAGAATGGGGGAGAAGAGCAGATAATAATAAGTTTTTTAGAAGAGCTGCTAGTATGCAGAAACGATTAGATAAAATAGATAGAATTTCAAAACCTAAAACTGAAAAGAAAAATATAAAACTAGAAGTTGAATTAAAAAATCGTTCAGGAAAAGAAGTTATAAGAGTTAAAGAATTATGTAAGAGATTTAATGATAAGGTTTTGCTAGATAATGCAGACTTTCTTTTAACTTACGGTGAAAAAGTAGCACTTATAGGGAAAAATGGAACAGGAAAATCAACTCTTTTAAAGATACTTTTAAGAAACTTTGATGAAAGGTTTAATTTTGAAGATTATTATCAAGACAGTGGTATAGCAGAATTAGGAGCTTCAATTAAGTTAGCTTATTTACCTCAAAATGTAGCTTTTCAAAACGAAGATGCTACAGTTTTAGAATGCTTTAGAGAAGATATCGTTATAACTGAAGGAAAGGCAAGGGAATATCTAGCAAGATATATGTTCTTTGGTGAGGAAGTATTTAAAAAGGTCAAAAATCTTTCGGGAGGAGAAAGAAGTAGACTATGTTTATGTAAGCTTATGTATAATGAAGTTAATTTGCTTATACTAGATGAACCTACGAATCATTTAGATATTGATTCTAGAGAAGTATTGGAAGAATGTTTAAGTGAGTTTGAAGGTAGTATCTTCTTTGTATCTCATGATAGATATTTTATAAATCAAATATGTAGTAGTATAGTTGAATTAAATAATGGAAAACTACAACACTACAATGGTAATTATGAGTATTATAAGTCAAAGGTAAAAGAGAATGAATTAAAAAGTACGTTAACTATAAAAGAAAAACCTGTTAATAAGACTAATCATAAAAGTTTTTATGAAGATAAAAAGATGAAGTCTGAAAATAAGAAGAAAGAAAAAAAGTTAAAAAATATAGAAGAAGAAATATCGTCTTTGGAAATAAGATTAAAAAATATTGAAATAGAAATGATATCAGATACTTTAGACTATGACAGTCTAAATACTTTATATGAAGAAAAGGTATCTATAGAGAACAAGCTGGAGAAACTTTTAAATGAGTGGGAAGAATTAATTAGTATAATAGATAGTTAA